One window from the genome of Echinicola vietnamensis DSM 17526 encodes:
- the rsmI gene encoding 16S rRNA (cytidine(1402)-2'-O)-methyltransferase, with amino-acid sequence MTEEIKPHLYLVPTPIGNLQDITLRAIDVLQRVDVILAEDTRTTGKLLKHLEIQRPLQSYHIFNEHKTVEKLVARMEAGEQFALVSDAGTPAISDPGFLLVRAVREAGLEVNCLPGATAFVPALVNSALPNDRFVFEGFLPHKKGRKTRIENLLEEQRTMIFYESPHRLLKTLTQLMEAFGGDRMACVSRELTKMYEENIRGTLEELIDYYNENTIKGEIVITVAGKN; translated from the coding sequence ATGACCGAAGAAATAAAGCCGCACCTTTACCTGGTGCCTACGCCAATCGGGAATCTGCAGGATATTACGCTCCGGGCCATAGACGTGCTCCAGCGTGTAGATGTTATTTTGGCCGAAGATACGCGGACGACAGGAAAACTGCTGAAGCACCTGGAAATCCAGCGGCCTTTGCAGAGCTATCATATTTTTAATGAGCACAAAACCGTAGAAAAATTGGTGGCACGCATGGAGGCGGGAGAACAGTTTGCGCTGGTGAGTGATGCCGGGACGCCTGCCATATCCGATCCTGGTTTCTTATTGGTAAGGGCCGTTCGAGAAGCAGGGTTGGAAGTGAATTGCCTGCCTGGAGCCACTGCTTTTGTGCCTGCCCTGGTGAATTCAGCACTTCCCAATGACCGCTTTGTGTTTGAAGGATTTTTGCCTCATAAAAAGGGGCGCAAAACGCGTATTGAGAATCTGCTGGAAGAGCAGCGCACCATGATATTTTATGAGTCTCCCCATCGGCTGTTAAAAACCCTTACACAACTCATGGAGGCATTTGGTGGGGACAGGATGGCCTGTGTCTCCAGAGAGCTCACCAAGATGTACGAAGAGAACATCAGGGGGACCTTGGAAGAACTTATTGATTATTATAATGAAAATACCATAAAAGGAGAAATCGTAATTACAGTAGCAGGAAAAAACTAA
- a CDS encoding DUF493 family protein, whose amino-acid sequence MMKKEFNKAAFKEKLDEQTSFPALYMFKFIVPSGKEDEVRGLLPKHEVVFKESAKGTYVSATIKAMMRDSQSIIEVYERASKIEGIISL is encoded by the coding sequence ATGATGAAGAAGGAGTTTAATAAGGCCGCTTTTAAAGAGAAGCTTGATGAGCAAACCAGTTTTCCGGCATTGTACATGTTTAAATTTATTGTGCCAAGTGGTAAGGAAGACGAAGTAAGGGGATTGCTGCCGAAGCATGAGGTGGTCTTTAAGGAATCGGCAAAGGGTACCTATGTCAGTGCGACCATCAAAGCAATGATGAGGGACAGCCAGTCGATCATAGAGGTATATGAACGCGCATCCAAAATAGAAGGAATCATTTCGTTATAA
- a CDS encoding SurA N-terminal domain-containing protein: MALIKEIRQRTGLAIGVIAVGLILFLVGGDLLGPNSMLLGGRDTVVGEINGEEISYEEYIAQVEQFKQNYVQNTGRNPSENEMYSVREQAWQAMVVKRVFSEQYEELGMTISDAELVDMVQGKNIVAELRQQLTNPETGQFDRQQLISFLQSLESASPQQRAFWAQQERTFADSRLRIKYDNLLSSSSYATKEQGALQYKMQNSIADVEHLFVPYYAISDSAVSITDADLEAYLSENREEFEAQNTRDISYVTFNLYPSGADSAAVIDEISQLTEELRSADSDSVFVLRNSEISNPYRTFLPGQALPADFTSNVEDPEVGTVYGPFITNRSTYVSYKLSAQYEGTPRMRASHILFSTQGMDDAAKAGVKTQAETVLAQLEEGGNFFAAAQQYGQDGTAQRGGDLGWFAKEDFVEPFADAVFARNETGLIGKLIETEYGFHIINVTELPKSEVVKIAILEKELIPSDATRNEVFRDADMFAANTGNADQFKTNSNEEGYRVMDANGLATNARSINNLTGAREVVRWAFNDASVGGVSPVFELEDAYVVALLKGKTEEGEVELSQVKGVVRDQVMREKKFKMIADKLSGKASLEDMKAVFPNEASVGTAPSLKLSENTIPGIGYAPKAVGAVFGLEAGQITQPIKEDIGVVVAKLNSKTPAGEVADYTMYQNQLKANEQQRTAYMIMMAAEELAEVKDYRYKFF, from the coding sequence ATGGCTTTAATAAAAGAAATTAGACAGAGAACAGGTCTTGCAATCGGAGTGATTGCGGTAGGGTTGATACTTTTCCTGGTAGGAGGAGATTTATTGGGCCCCAATTCGATGCTCTTGGGTGGTAGGGATACCGTGGTAGGAGAGATCAACGGAGAAGAGATTTCCTATGAGGAGTACATTGCGCAAGTGGAGCAGTTTAAGCAAAACTATGTGCAAAACACCGGAAGGAACCCATCGGAAAATGAGATGTACAGTGTGCGGGAGCAAGCTTGGCAGGCGATGGTAGTGAAGCGTGTGTTTTCTGAGCAGTATGAAGAATTGGGCATGACCATCTCTGATGCTGAATTGGTAGATATGGTGCAAGGAAAAAACATTGTAGCGGAGCTTCGTCAGCAACTTACCAATCCAGAAACAGGGCAATTTGATCGTCAGCAGTTGATTTCTTTCTTGCAGTCTTTGGAATCAGCATCGCCCCAACAGCGAGCTTTCTGGGCGCAGCAAGAGCGGACCTTTGCAGACTCCAGGTTGCGGATCAAATACGATAACTTGCTTTCATCATCGTCCTATGCGACAAAAGAGCAAGGTGCCTTGCAATATAAAATGCAAAACAGTATCGCTGATGTAGAGCACCTGTTTGTACCATATTATGCAATTTCTGATTCGGCTGTGAGTATCACGGATGCTGATCTGGAAGCCTATCTTTCTGAAAACAGAGAGGAATTTGAGGCGCAGAATACACGGGACATTTCTTATGTGACGTTTAATCTGTATCCAAGTGGAGCGGATTCTGCCGCCGTAATCGATGAGATCAGCCAGCTCACTGAGGAGCTTCGTTCAGCCGATAGTGATTCTGTATTCGTGTTGAGAAATTCAGAAATATCCAATCCGTATAGAACTTTCCTTCCAGGGCAGGCACTGCCAGCTGACTTCACCTCTAATGTGGAAGATCCCGAGGTAGGTACGGTTTATGGGCCATTCATTACCAACAGAAGCACTTATGTAAGCTATAAGCTTTCAGCGCAATATGAAGGCACGCCTCGCATGAGAGCAAGTCATATCCTTTTCAGTACCCAAGGGATGGACGATGCTGCAAAAGCAGGTGTAAAAACACAAGCAGAGACCGTATTGGCCCAGTTGGAAGAAGGAGGAAACTTCTTTGCAGCCGCACAGCAGTATGGACAGGACGGCACCGCCCAGCGGGGAGGTGACCTTGGATGGTTTGCCAAAGAAGATTTTGTAGAGCCGTTTGCTGATGCCGTGTTTGCTAGAAACGAGACAGGCTTAATCGGTAAATTGATCGAAACAGAATATGGCTTTCACATCATTAATGTAACAGAGCTTCCGAAGAGTGAGGTAGTGAAAATTGCCATTTTGGAGAAAGAACTGATCCCAAGTGATGCCACCAGAAATGAGGTCTTCAGAGACGCTGATATGTTCGCCGCCAACACCGGCAATGCAGATCAGTTCAAGACCAATTCCAATGAAGAAGGATATCGTGTGATGGATGCCAATGGCCTTGCCACCAATGCCAGGTCCATTAATAACCTTACAGGTGCCAGAGAAGTGGTAAGATGGGCGTTCAATGATGCTTCTGTCGGTGGAGTATCGCCAGTGTTTGAACTGGAAGATGCCTATGTGGTAGCCTTGCTAAAGGGTAAAACTGAAGAAGGTGAAGTGGAGCTGAGCCAAGTAAAGGGCGTGGTCAGAGATCAAGTGATGCGTGAGAAGAAATTTAAAATGATCGCGGATAAACTTTCTGGTAAGGCAAGCCTTGAGGATATGAAAGCGGTGTTCCCGAATGAGGCGTCCGTGGGCACAGCACCAAGTTTGAAATTGAGTGAAAATACCATCCCGGGTATCGGCTACGCTCCAAAAGCAGTCGGAGCCGTGTTTGGATTGGAAGCAGGACAGATCACACAGCCTATCAAGGAGGATATTGGTGTGGTCGTAGCCAAGCTTAACAGCAAAACCCCAGCGGGTGAAGTAGCTGACTACACCATGTACCAAAACCAACTTAAAGCCAACGAGCAGCAACGTACAGCCTATATGATCATGATGGCTGCCGAGGAATTGGCCGAAGTTAAGGATTACAGATATAAATTCTTCTAG
- a CDS encoding 4a-hydroxytetrahydrobiopterin dehydratase: MWEEKNDQLIRVFEFSDFQEAFAFMTRVAFLAEEQGHHPNWSNVYNSVTIALTTHDAGNKVTDKDKKLAAAIDKLI; the protein is encoded by the coding sequence ATGTGGGAAGAGAAAAATGATCAACTTATAAGAGTATTCGAATTTTCAGATTTTCAAGAAGCTTTTGCTTTTATGACCAGGGTAGCCTTTTTGGCTGAGGAGCAAGGTCATCATCCCAACTGGAGCAATGTCTATAATTCAGTGACCATAGCCTTGACAACCCATGATGCCGGCAATAAAGTCACGGATAAGGATAAAAAATTGGCCGCTGCCATCGATAAGCTGATCTAA